The following are from one region of the Juglans regia cultivar Chandler chromosome 10, Walnut 2.0, whole genome shotgun sequence genome:
- the LOC109008943 gene encoding uncharacterized protein LOC109008943, whose protein sequence is MAASAARALVLSRFTDLSLNPLLPNSPPSSLFSRHLLPSRKRRLASSSFLVSCLISGVDGGGVSDDFVSTRKSGFDRGFSVIANMLKRIEPLDTSVISKGISDPAKDSMKQTISTMLGLLPSDQFSVTVRVSKLPLRRLLVSSIITGYTLWNAEYRISLTRNLEISTNNSKNTSNCQDRRELSEEDKESEEDRDTVMRIEDLESRGAQVFGALSPEALNYIQRLRSELSDAEEELTAQKQENLQIENGRGNRNNLLEYLRSLHPDMVNELSRPSSLEVEEIIQQLVQNVLSRFFKEERTENHPDGDDEFSDSTGASRDYLAKLLFWCMLLGHHLRGLENRLHLSCVVGLL, encoded by the exons ATGGCCGCCTCTGCTGCTCGAGCTCTCGTTCTCTCtcgcttcaccgacctctcacTCAACCCCCTCCTCCCCAATTCACCCCCGTCCTCTCTCTTTTCCCGACACCTCCTCCCATCTAGAAAACGCCGTCTCgcctcttcctccttcctcgTCAGCTGCCTGATATCCGGCGTCGATGGCGGAGGCGTCTCTGACGACTTCGTTTCCACTCGAAAGTCTGGCTTCGACCGCGGATTCTCTGTAATCGCGAATATGCTCAAGCGAATCGAACCCTTGGACACCTCCGTTATCTCCAAGGGTATCTCCGATCCCGCCAAAGACTCCATGAAGCAGACCATCTCCACTATGCTAGGCTTGCTCCCATCCGACCAATTCTCAGTAACGGTTAGGGTTTCCAAACTCCCCCTCCGTCGCCTTCTCGTCTCCTCTATCATCACGGG GTATACGCTGTGGAACGCGGAGTACCGGATATCTTTGACGAGGAACTTGGAGATTTCGACCAATAATTCGAAGAATACGTCAAATTGTCAGGATCGGCGCGAGCTTTCGGAGGAGGACAAGGAGAGTGAGGAGGATAGGGATACCGTGATGCGTATTGAGGATTTGGAGAGTAGAGGGGCTCAGGTTTTCGGGGCTTTGTCGCCGGAGGCGTTAAATTATATTCAACGGTTGAGGTCGGAGTTGTCTGATGCAGAGGAG GAACTTACTGCCCAGAAGCAGGAAAATTTGCAAATAGAAAATGGCAGAGGAAATAGGAACAATTTGTTAGAGTACCTGCGATCCTTGCATCCTGATATG GTGAATGAATTATCCCGTCCGTCATCATTAGAAGTTGAAGAAATTATTCAACAACTTGTTCAAAATGTATTGAGTAGATTCTTCAAAGAGGAGAGGACTGAGAACCACCCAGATGGTGATGATGAATTTAGTGACAGCACGGGTGCTTCTCGGGATTACCTAGCAAAGCTGCTTTTCTG GTGTATGCTGTTGGGTCATCACTTAAGGGGCTTGGAAAACAGGTTGCATTTGAGTTGTGTCGTTGGATTGTTGTGA
- the LOC109008945 gene encoding protein NRT1/ PTR FAMILY 5.8-like, protein MAGGDHHRSKGLISKSCILLIVISGMERFAYKGVASNLVTYLTDVVNMSNSSAAKAVNSWCGFTSMLPLLVAPLADSYWDRYSTILASSFLYIMGLAALTSTTWAWAWSSASKSTRSYSFLFWSLYLVSIGQGGYNPSLQAFGADQLDEHDDDQDQELPCIKDENKSNKKGLFFQWWYFGVCSGSLTGVTFMSYIQDTFGWVLGFAIPTIAMVLSVAFFSCGSRMYIYTHKRDDAIHNHKPFESIVRAFKATKSKFMTSGITLSNYSSDQKVDLELQEKPLCREEFDSIELVLEENPRNGAYMLQNTKVVLRLLPIWTMLLMFAVIFQQPATFFTKQGMTMKRNIGSFKIPPATLQSAITLSIILLMPLYDKVLIPIARLITCDPKGISVMKRMGIGMFLSIIAMVIAAVVEMKRLEISRKMGNLDSESAETLPLSIFWLLPQYILLGISDIFTVVGMQEFFYNEVPVRMRTMGFALYTSVFGVGSFLSAISISLVEIFTSTKGRHSWFSDNMNEACLDKFYWLLALLSALSLLLYVVLCKCYKSRSELENENCT, encoded by the exons ATGGCCGGAGGAGATCATCACAGATCAAAGGGACTGATCAGCAAGTCATGCATTCTCTTAATAG tgaTATCTGGTATGGAGAGGTTCGCATACAAAGGGGTAGCATCAAATCTGGTGACATATCTCACAGATGTGGTGAATATGAGCAACTCTTCTGCAGCCAAGGCGGTCAACAGCTGGTGTGGTTTTACGTCCATGCTGCCACTGCTAGTGGCACCCCTTGCTGACTCTTATTGGGATCGCTATTCCACCATTTTAGCCTCTTCTTTCCTCTATATTATG GGTCTTGCGGCATTGACATCAACAACATGGGCATGGGCATGGTCCTCTGCAAGCAAAAGTACAAGGTCTTATTCGTTTCTCTTTTGGTCTCTTTACTTGGTTTCAATAGGCCAAGGTGGATATAACCCATCTTTACAAGCCTTTGGAGCAGATCAACTTGAtgaacatgatgatgatcaagatcAGGAATTGCCCTGTATTAAAGACGAGAACAAGTCTAATAAAAAGGGTTTATTCTTCCAGTGGTGGTATTTTGGTGTTTGTAGTGGAAGCCTCACGGGGGTCACTTTTATGTCCTACATCCAAGATACATTTGGTTGGGTTCTGGGATTTGCTATTCCCACCATAGCAATGGTACTATCCGTTGCATTTTTCTCTTGTGGAAGCCGGatgtatatttatacacataaaCGGGATGATGCTATCCATAATCATAAGCCATTTGAGAGCATAGTTCGAGCTTTCAAAGCAACCAAGTCAAAGTTTATGACTAGTGGAATCACCTTATCAAATTACAGTTCTGATCAAAAGGTCGATCTAGA GCTTCAAGAGAAACCTCTTTGTCGTGAAGAGTTTGACAGCATAGAATTAGTCTTGGAAGAGAACCCCAGAAACGGTGCATATATGCTTCAAAATACCAAAGTAGTGCTCCGGCTTCTGCCCATATGGACAATGCTTCTGATGTTTGCTGTAATTTTTCAACAACCCGCAACTTTCTTTACTAAACAAGGAATGACAATGAAGAGGAACATTGGCAGCTTCAAGATCCCCCCAGCTACTCTACAGAGTGCTATTACATTGTCTATAATTCTCCTAATGCCTTTATACGACAAAGTTTTGATCCCGATTGCACGGCTGATAACTTGTGATCCAAAAGGTATCAGTGTAATGAAAAGAATGGGAATAGGGATGTTTCTGTCCATCATCGCCATGGTCATTGCAGCAGTGGTCGAAATGAAGAGGCTAGAGATCAGCAGAAAGATGGGAAATCTTGATTCAGAATCTGCAGAAACATTGCCACTAAGCATCTTTTGGTTGCTTCCTCAATACATTCTGTTAGGCATCTCAGACATTTTCACTGTTGTTGGGATGCAAGAGTTCTTTTACAATGAAGTTCCTGTTAGAATGAGAACCATGGGCTTTGCACTATACACAAGTGTTTTTGGGGTGGGAAGCTTCTTGAGTGCCATATCGATTTCACTAGTTGAAATCTTTACGAGTACAAAAGGAAGGCACAGCTGGTTCTCTGACAACATGAATGAAGCTTGCCTAGACAAATTCTACTGGCTTCTAGCCTTGCTAAGTGCGTTGAGCTTGCTATTGTACGTAGTTTTGTGCAAATGTTACAAAAGTAGGTCTGAATTGGAGAATGAAAACTGTACATAa
- the LOC109008946 gene encoding uncharacterized protein LOC109008946 → MGFFTYTMTGTGFILIGAWEALTSSNSIPNLIEDSFPSSPPTSIHTPEHASSSRPKKNQFSSSLTFISASVLSFLVILNSTVSFFEALNSRDNVGSVLQLQVLAMASLFLLYSITGFLVIFTNSMPLPCSILSLIGLFAFVQEFLLFYLQRKDPSGIENRYFDLLLVPITVCLFSTVMELKSPKSNYPKLARGIGLILQGSWFVQMGLSFYTDLITSGCTLQAKSRGNYTIRCKGHPEYHRARAIATLQFNCHLALLVTSTVGAYSIFVRKYGVPGDFTRYKPLGAEMRRFENAQFTLDSDDDVGEEIQEEDSVQKPVGVVESGVNGYGTH, encoded by the coding sequence ATGGGGTTCTTCACCTACACCATGACTGGCACTGGATTCATTCTGATCGGCGCTTGGGAGGCCCTCACGTCCTCAAATTCAATCCCTAATCTCATCGAGGATTCGTTTCCGTCTTCACCTCCCACTTCGATTCACACACCAGAGCATGCTTCTTCGTCAAGACCCAAAAAGAACCAGTTTTCTTCGTCTTTGACCTTCATCTCCGCCTCTGTCCTCTCCTTCTTAGTCATCTTAAACTCTACGGTCTCCTTCTTTGAAGCGCTCAATTCTCGTGACAATGTCGGTTCGGTCCTTCAATTACAAGTCCTCGCCATGGCGTCGCTCTTTCTGCTGTATTCGATTACGGGTTTCTTGGTAATTTTCACGAATTCAATGCCTCTGCCGTGTTCCATTCTTAGTTTGATTGGTCTTTTCGCTTTCGTCCAAGAGTTCTTGCTGTTTTACTTACAGAGGAAAGACCCAAGTGGAATTGAGAACAGGTATTTTGATCTGTTGCTTGTACCTATAACTGTTTGTTTATTCTCCACAGTGATGGAATTGAAATCCCCGAAATCGAACTACCCGAAATTGGCTCGTGGGATTGGATTAATTTTACAGGGTTCATGGTTTGTGCAAATGGGTCTCTCTTTTTACACCGATTTGATAACTAGCGGGTGCACTTTGCAAGCAAAGAGTAGAGGGAATTATACAATCAGGTGTAAGGGACACCCTGAGTATCACCGGGCAAGAGCTATCGCCACGCTACAATTTAACTGTCACCTAGCTCTTCTTGTAACTTCGACTGTGGGGGCGTACTCGATTTTTGTGAGGAAATATGGAGTTCCTGGTGATTTTACGCGGTACAAACCGCTCGGTGCAGAAATGCGGCGATTTGAAAATGCACAATTTACTTTGGATTCTGACGATGATGTTGGTGAAGAAATACAGGAAGAGGACAGCGTGCAAAAGCCGGTGGGCGTTGTGGAATCGGGTGTAAATGGTTATGGCACTCATTAA
- the LOC108997068 gene encoding protein FAR1-RELATED SEQUENCE 9-like → MDGPLSSTGEDMGSFENPASNAETEADDTIQQESDNDRVEEEPKPGMKFATDHELMAYYMRYAKQQGFGVITQRTKREANGRVKYLTIGCARGGKYHPSHSNISRPRPTIKTDCKARINAHLVEGSWVVTTVEIGHNHSTVSPQKSRFFRSHKCLDEYSQRMLDLNDRAGIRMNKNFGALVVDAGGFENLQFQEKDCRNFIDKARQLRLGKGGGEALTEYFKRMRLQNDGFVYVIDVDEELRLRNVFWADARSRAAYEYFGDVITFDTTYLTNRYGMPFAPFVGVNHHGQSILLGAGLISSEDTSTFVWLFRAWLECMDGRAPKAIITDQDRAMKSAIVVVFPHTRHRYCLWHIMRKLPEKLGSHAAFNAGLKTAIQNALYDSQTCGEFEEKWGQFIKKYDLGENAWLQGLYNERSFWVPVYLKGVFWAGMSTTQRSESMNAFFDGFVHSGTTLKEFVDQFDNALRKKVELETTADFNSSNQTIPCSSAFRIEKQFQSVYTNAKFKEVQREVWGMILCNCILISKEGCISTYDVLDEITTDDDHVKSIKYTVYFNNEEVDVKCTCALFEMRGIVCRHALNVCQMNKIHALPEKYVLDRWRKDLKRRYTMVKSSYDDLRQNADSGRYELVVKRCSKLATRVSSSDAHVTAFMLHLDEFENKFKGLTQESGSTKVAETVQTDKGKKILSPHVVRGKGRPPTKRKVPPVEKAVTRRKNKQIRRKIFDDTSEQCEVSEAPESGQIQSAGKDDFVVLTQCSTVAQPTPPDNE, encoded by the exons ATGGATGGCCCTCTGTCGAGTACCGGAGAGGACATGGGAAGCTTTGAAAATCCTGCAAGTAATGCAGAGACAGAAGCCGATGACACAATTCAACAAGAGTCTGATAATGACCGAGTTGAGGAGGAGCCCAAACCTGGTATGAAGTTTGCCACTGATCATGAGCTTATGGCTTATTACATGAGATATGCCAAACAACAAGGTTTTGGTGTTATAACACAAAGGACGAAGAGAGAGGCTAATGGGAGGGTGAAGTATTTGACTATTGGGTGTGCACGAGGTGGCAAGTACCATCCTAGCCATAGTAATATCTCGAGGCCACGCCCAACTATTAAAACGGATTGTAAGGCACGGATAAATGCTCACTTGGTGGAGGGTAGTTGGGTGGTGACCACTGTTGAGATTGGCCATAATCATAGTACTGTCAGCCCACAAAAGTCTAGATTCTTTAGATCTCATAAGTGTTTAGACGAATACAGTCAGAGGATGCTTGATTTGAATGACAGGGCAGGTATTCGAATGAACAAGAATTTCGGGGCACTTGTTGTTGATGCGGGGGGGTTCGAGAATCTGCAGTTTCAAGAAAAAGACTGTCgtaattttattgacaaagccAGACAATTAAGGCTGGGTAAAGGTGGTGGCGAAGCACTTACTGAGTACTTCAAGAGGATGAGGTTGCAAAATGATGGTTTTGTCTATGTGATTGATGTGGATGAAGAGCTGAGGTTGAGAAATGTGTTCTGGGCTGACGCACGGAGTAGAGCAGCGTACGAGTATTTCGGAGATGTGATCACCTTCGATACGACATACCTGACAAATAGATACGGTATGCCATTCGCTCCATTTGTTGGGGTAAATCATCATGGACAGTCTATATTGTTAGGGGCTGGCTTGATTTCAAGCGAAGACACAAGTACTTTTGTGTGGTTGTTTCGGGCATGGTTGGAGTGTATGGATGGTCGCGCTCCAAAAGCGATCATAACAGACCAAGACCGAGCAATGAAGAGTGCTATTGTAGTGGTCTTCCCACACACTCGCCATAGATATTGTCTATGGCATATAATGCGAAAACTGCCTGAGAAATTGGGATCTCACGCTGCCTTCAATGCAGGGTTGAAAACTGCCATCCAAAATGCCCTATATGATTCACAGACATGTGGTGAATTTGAGGAGAAGTGGGGGCAATTTATTAAGAAGTATGACTTAGGTGAAAATGCATGGCTGCAAGGGTTGTACAATGAGAGGTCGTTTTGGGTACCGGTTTACCTTAAGGGAGTTTTTTGGGCTGGCATGAGCACCACACAGCGttctgaaagcatgaatgcttttttcgaTGGTTTTGTGCATTCCGGTACAACGTTGAAAGAATTCGTCGATCAATTTGACAATGCACTGCGGAAGAAGGTAGAGCTCGAGACGACCGCTGATTTCAATTCGTCCAACCAAACCATCCCATGTTCCTCCGCATTCCGCATTGAAAAGCAGTTTCAATCCGTGTATACGAAcgcaaaatttaaagaagttcAACGAGAGGTGTGGGGAATGATTTTATGTAACTGCATACTTATCAGCAAGGAAGGTTGCATTTCCACCTACGATGTTTTAGATGAAATTACCACTGATGATGACCATGTCAAGAGCATCAAGTACACAGTTTACTTTAACAATGAGGAGGTTGATGTGAAATGCACCTGTGCGTTGTTTGAGATGAGAGGAATTGTTTGTAGACATGCATTGAACGTTTGTCAGATGAATAAGATTCATGCGCTACCGGAGAAGTATGTCTTGGATCGTTGGAGGAAGGATTTAAAGAGAAGATACACAATGGTAAAAAGTAGCTACGACGACTTACGACAAAATGCAGATTCAGGGAGGTATGAGCTTGTGGTGAAACGATGTTCCAAATTAGCAACCCGTGTATCGTCGAGTGATGCCCATGTTACTGCATTTATGCTCCACTTGGATGAGtttgagaataaatttaaaGGACTAACACAAGAGTCCGGTTCAACAAAAGTAGCAGAGACTGTGCAGACAGACaagggtaaaaaaatattaagcccaCATGTTGTCCGAGGGAAAGGGAGGCCGCCAACGAAAAGGAAGGTCCCACCTGTGGAGAAGGCTGTGACTAGGCGAAAGAATAAACAG atACGTCGGAAAATATTTGACGATACATCCGAGCAATGTGAGGTCTCGGAAGCTCCAGAAAGTGGTCAG aTACAAAGTGCAGGCAAGGATGATTTTGTTGTTCTAACACAATGCAGTACCGTCGCACAACCAACGCCACCTGACAATGAGTAG